Genomic segment of Streptomyces longhuiensis:
GGAACGATCGGGCCGAGATGGTCGAGCGTGACCTGGAGTTCCACCGTGCCGTCGTCGCCGCTAGCGGCAACCCGCTCATGACCGACCTCTACGAGAGCATCACGGAGGCGGTCCGCGACAGCATCGCCGCGCTCCACCCGAGCTGGCCGCACGAGGAGCCCGGCGCGAACGCGCACGACGATCTCGCGGACGCCATCGCCCGCCGGGACCCGGAAACGGCGTCGCGCGCGGCCTGGCAGCACACACGCGCAGTGGAGGAAGCCTTGGCGCACATCACGGCGAACAGCCCCAACACCGATGGGAGTTGACTCGACGTGCCGGGTGACGGCCGAGGGCGGGCCCGCGTCAGCGGACCCGCCCCCACTTCACTCCGTACCGCGGATCAGCGCCGCAGCGTCACCGTGAAGTCGCGGTCGAGGGACTGGCGCGTGGTCTTCACCGTCGTCACCCCCGTGTCCGCGTCGTAGTACCAGCCGGACCCGGCCGCGGCGAGTGCGTCCGCCGAGGCGACGCGGGGCAGCGTGCGCCCCTCCGTCGACACCCGGTGCGGCGCGCTCTCGCCGTGGACCGTGAACCGGTAGGCGCGGGCGTCGGGCTTGTTCTTGTAACTTCCCTTGCTCACCCCGACGTTGACCTCGGTCGCGTGCTTGCCCTGGTCGACGGTGACGCGCTGCGTCGCCGACGCGCCCTTGGCGAAGTCGCGGGTCACCCCGTCGTCCTCGTACAGCGTGTAGGAGGAGCGGCCCTGCGGGTACACGTCCCAGTCCAGCTCGTGCACGTCACGGGACTTGTACGACGTCGTCCCCTTCGGCCACATCGGCACGACCGCACCCGACTTGACGAAGAGGGGGAGCGTGTCGATGGGCGCGTGGTAGCCGTCGATCGTGGTCGGACCGTGGTAGGTCTTGCCCGTCCAGTAGTCCGTCCACGTGCCCTTGGGCAGGTAGATGCCGTCGCGGGTGTCAGAGTCCTTGTAGACCGGGGCGACCAGGAAGTCGTCGCCCGCCAGGTACTCGTACTTGGCGTTCGCGCCGAGCGTCGCGGGGTCGTCCGGGTACTCCAGGTAGAGCGGGCGCACGCCGCCGACACCGGTCTTCGCCGCCTCGGCGGACAGCGTGTACAGATACGGCAGCAGGCGCTCGCGCAGCTGGAGGTACTTGCGGTTGACGGACGTGTAGGGCTCGCCGTCCACCCACGGCTGCTGGTTGATCTTCTTGCCGGTGGCCATGTCCGTGGCCCAGCCGTCCATCGTCATGATGGCCGGCAGGAACGTCTTGGCCTGGAGGTCACGCGCGTACATCTTGGCGTCGTGGCTGTAGATGCTGCCCACGTCACCGGTGTTGTACGCGATGCCGGACATCGTGGCGCCCGCGTACGTCGGGATCTGCCAGCGCACGAAGTCCCACGACAGCTTCTGGTCGCCGCTCCACAGCACGCCGCAGCGCTGCGCGCCCGCCCACGAGACGGGCATCCAGACGAAGCCGCGCGCGTCGCTGTTGTCCTCGATGCCGGCCTTCGCCTTGTCGCAGGCGTCCAGGGACATGCCGTAGCCGTTGCCGACCCAGGCGACGTCGAGCTTCGCGACGCGCTGCCCGGCCTTCACCTGGTCGGCGAGCTTGTCGATGCCGTCCTGGGTCCACAGACCCATCTCGGTGCCCCGGTCCTGGAGGCCCTTCGCGGTCTCGGCGAGGTTCTCGTAGCCGCAGCCGTAGCCGTCGTTGACGAGCATCCAGCCGAGCGGCATCTGGTTCTCGACATACCCGTCGGCGACCTTCAGGGAGTCGAGGGTGTGGCGCTCGCCCTGGTTGGCGTTGTGGAGATAGCAGTCGGCGTCGCCGGGTTCGAGGCCGTACACCGGCGGCATGAACGGCTTGCCGACCAGCGACGTGTAGCCGCCGATCACCTTCTTCGCGTCACCGAGGAAGTAGTACGCGTCGAGGCGGCGCTCCTGCTGGCCCGCGTGGACCGAGGGGCCGAAGTCGTAGACGCCCGGGGCGAAGGTGTTGCGGTAGACGCCGTAGCCCGCCGAAGAGAGGTAGAACGGCTGCGAGTTGTTGTAACCGCCCTCGTTCCAGTTGGTGTTGTTCGCGACGTAGACCGTCCTGTCGCGGTGCGAGAAGGAGCCGTTCTGCTCGCCACCGCCGAAGAACTGCTCGTCCTTGCCGCGCTCCAGGCTCTGCCGCATGCCGCCGGTGGACCAGCGCAGGGGCTTGTCCTCCTGCCAGATCCGCGTCCTGTTGTCGGCCTTGTAGAGGCCGAAGCGCAGCGGCTTCTTGTAGACGCGCAGGACGGCGCCGGCGGAGCGGATGCCGTAGTAGGTGCCCGCGTCGAAGGACGACGTGTGCTTGTCGAGAGCGGGCTGCTTGCGCACGATCTGCGAACCGGCCGGGTCGCTGAACGTGCCGGACGGGTCGGCCTGGAGCCGCAGTCGACCACCCGTCAGGAAGTCGGCACGCGCCTTCAGGGCGCCGGCCCCGATGGTGTAGCTGCCGTCCTTGCCCGTGAAGGAGGTCAGGTCGCCCGCGTCGGTCGTCTCGGGCAGATACGCCTTGCCCACGAAGGAGTTGTCGTGCACGTCGTAGGGGACGACCACGACGTGGTACGTGCCGTCGGCCTTCGGGATCACCGTGGCCTCGGGGTCGGCGGTGCCCGCGCTGGCGGCGACCTGCTTGCCCGCGTCGTCGAAGACGTACATGTCGAAGTCGTCGGTGGGCTGCTTCGCCCACTCGATCGAGACAGGGACGCCGCCCTCGGGGTTGTCGTCCCAGTAGCCGTCAGGGACCGACACCTTGAGGTCGAAGCGGTCGCACACCTTGTTGTCGGGGTCGGCCGCGGCGGCCGGGCACTTGCCGGGATCGCCCACGGTCCCCGCCGCGTACACGGGGCTCTGCCACGTCACGCTCTTGTGGCCGTCGTCCAGGACGCCGCTGCCGGGGGTCGCCGCCCTCGCCTGCTGAGCGGGAGCCCCGAGGAGGGTCGCGCCGAGGAGCGCGGCCGTGCCGATCACCGCCAAGGTGCCGCCGCGAGAAGGTCGTTGCCGTCTCAGCCGCCGTTGCCGCATTCTTCGCAATCCGTGCAAGGTGCATCTCCGCTCAACCCGAGTGACCCGTGGAGCCCGGCCGGTCGATGTTTACCAGTGCTTGAACTATTGCCGTTTCGAGCAACTTCGAGCACGAAGGTTCACAGGGTTCGAAGGTTCTGTCAATGTCCTTGCGCGGGCCGCGTTCTTGCGGCGGGCTGCGGCCCTTGCGCGGGCCGCGTCCCTGCGCGGGCTACGCCATCTGACGGCGTACCAGCTCGTGCAGCCGTCCGTTCGTGTCCGCGAGCAGTTGAGCCGGCGGTCCCTGCTGGACGACGCGGCCGTCCGCCATGACGATCACCCGGTCCGCGTCCATCACCGTGGACAGGCGGTGCGCGATGACGACGCGCGTGGCGTTCAGGGCGCGGGTGCTGTCGATGACGGTGCGCTGGGTCTCGTTGTCGAGCGCGCTCGTGGCCTCGTCGAAGAACAGGATGCGCGGGCGGCGGATGAGCGCCTGCGCGATCATCAGGCGCTGGCGCTGGCCGCCGGAGATGGCGCCGCCGCCGGCGATCATCGTGTGCAGGCCCATCGGCATCCGCTTGATGTCCTCGGCGAGCCCCGCCATCGCCGCCGCCTCCCACGCCTCCTCCTGCGTGAACACCTCGGCGCCGCAGATGCAGTCCAGGATCGAACCGGTCAGCGGCTGCGCGTTCTGGAGCACGACGCCGCACTGCCGGCGCACGGCGGCCTGATCCAGCGCGCCGAGGTCCTGACCGTCATACAGGACGCCGCCGGAGACCGGTTTGTCGAAGCCGATGAGGAGGCGCAGGAGGGTGGACTTGCCGCAGCCGCTCGGCCCGACGACCGCGACGAACTCGCCGGGCCTGATGGACAGGTTCACGTCGTCGAGGACGAGCGGTCCGTCGTCCGTGTACCGGAAGGAGACGCCGCGCGCCTCGATCTCGCCGGTCAGCTCGCCCGGCTGGGTGCTGGCGGCCCGCACCTCGGGCGCCTCGTCGAGGACGGGCTTGATCTGCTCGAACATCGGCAGGACGGCGGCCGCCGAGATCAGGGCGCCCGTGAGCTGCGTGACCGACGACAGCAGCATCGTCACCGCGGTGCTGAACGTGAGGAAGTCGCCCGCTGAGAGGGTGCCTCGCGCGGGGCCCGCGAGCAGCATGAACATCACGAGCGAACACAGCGGCAGATAGACCGCGTTGAGGACCGTCGTCAGGTTCTTGATGCGGCCCGCGCGCCGCTGGAGCTCGCGGCTGCGCGCGAACTCCCCGGCCCACGAGGCGTACGCGAAGCTCTCCGCCCCCGCGACCCGCAGCTTCGGCAGGCCGCGCAGCGTCTGGAACGCCTGGTTGTTGAGCTTGTTGCCGAGGACGACGAGACGGCGCTGCCAGCGCAGCTCCCACAGCCCGAGCGTGAGGAACACGCCGGCGATCACCGCGAGCATGGCGAGCGCGGTCAGTGCCAGGGGGACGCTGTAGAGGAGGAGCAGGACGAGGTTCATCGCGCCGACCGTGCCGGACTGCACCACCACCGGGCCCACGCCGGACATGAGGCGGCGGATCGAACTGATGCCCATGGCGGCGCTCGCCAGCTCGCCCGTGGAACGCGACGCGAAGAACCGCGTCGGAAGCCTCAACAGGCGGTCCCACACAGCGGGTTGGAGCGCGCTCTCGATCCTGCCCTCCATGCGCAGGATCGTCAGGTTCTGCAGCAGCATGAACGCGGCCGACACGATGCTCGTCACCATGACGGCGAGGGAGACCTGCACGATCAGGTCCGTCTGGGCGTTCGGCACGTACACGCCGAGCACCCGCCCGGTGGCGACCGGCACCAAGGCCCCGATCGCGACCGTCACGAGACCGGCGAGCAGCAGGTTGCGCACGTCGGCCCGGGTGCCGCGCGCGCTGAACCGCAGCAGTCGCAGCGGGCTCAGCGCCCGGTCGGGCAGCGGCCGGTACAGCATGACGGCCCGCGGTTCGAACTCCTCCGCGTTGTCCTCGTCCACCCGGGTCCGCCGCCCGCTCGACGGATGCACGGCCTCGTACCCGCCACGCCGCCACAGCAGTGCGACCGGGGCGCCGGAGGCCGCGCGGTGACCCACCAGGGGGCCCGCGTTCTCGCGCCACCAGCGCCCGTCGAGGCGGACCGCGCGGGTACGGATCCGTGACGCGACGGCGACCTGCTCGACCGGGTCGACGCGGTCACTGACGGCGCCGCTGCGCTCGGGCGCCGTGAGCGTGATTCCGGCCGCGCCCGCGACCAGCTTGCACGCCGCGTACGTCGCGTCGTCGCTGTTCCCCGACGAGGAGCCGCGCCGCGAACCCCCCTTGCCCTGGCGGCCGATGGACGCGAGCAGCGTCCTGTCGGCCTCCTCGCGGACGGTCTCGCCCGCCTTGATCCCGGCCGCCGTCCGGGTCTCGTGCGCGCTCTCCAGGCGTTCGATCCACCGGTCGAGCGCCGACAGGAGACGGAACTGCTGGTTGACCATGCGCTGCCACATCGAGCCGTCGACGAGCAGCTCGCCCACGGTGTCCGCGCTGTACGACGCTCCGTACTGCACGCTGCCCGGCAGGATCGGCAGCCACAGGATGTCGTCGTCGCCCACGGAGTCGTCGCCGGCCGTCCGGCCGTCGAGCGGCGCCTCGAACAGGACGCGCTGGCTGCGCCCCACACCCAGGGCGAAGGCGTGCTCGAGAAGGCTGAGGGCCGCGTCCTGGGTGTCGTACTGGCTGAGGTACTGCTGGTCGTACGACCACGAGGCGTCGCCGTAGTCGGGTCGCTGGAGTTCGCGCAGGCCGATACGGCGCAGCAGGCAGCCCTGCAACGGGCGGCCCACCAGCGTGTGCTGGGGTCCCTCGACCGGACCGAGCAGCAGGGTGCCCGCCTCCAGGCGGCCCAGGAAGTGCCAGTGCCCCTGGGCGGCCGCGTCGACCGCGAACAGGTCGAGCGCGCCCTGGACCACCAGCCACAGGACCTGCGGCCCTTCGAGGTTCAGGCTGCGCATGCCGGCGCAGTCCACCGGCATGCCCAGGGAGCCGAACGAGGCCGTCACCTGGTCGCCGGCCGCGTACTCCTGATCTGCGTACGTCACGTCAGTGCTCCTTGACCAGATCGGCGTACGGCCCGCCGGCGGCGACGAGCGCCTCGTGCCGGCCCCGCTCGACGATCTGGCCGTGGTCGAGGACGACGATCTCGTCGCTGTCGCGCACGGTGCTGAGACGGTGCGCGATCACGACGCAGGCGCAGCCGCGGCGCCGCAGGTTGTCGATGATCAGCTGTTCCGTCTCGGCGTCGAGCGCGCTGGTGACCTCGTCGAGCACGAGGATGCTCGGCCGGCGCACCAGGGCCCGCGCGATCTCCAGGCGCTGACGCTGACCGCCGGAGAAGTTCCGCCCGTCCTGCTCGACCCGGCCCTGGATGCCCCCGGGCCTGCGCGCGATGACGTCGTACAGTGCCGCGTCCTTGAGGGCGTCGACGACGGCCTCGTCCGGGATCGACGGATCCCACAGGGCGACGTTGTCACGGACCGTGCCCTCGAAGAGGAACACGTCCTGGTCGACGAAGGACACCGACGCCGACAGGGCGCCCCGCGGGATGTCCTCCAGGCGCTGCCCGTCGATCCGGATCGTGCCCTCCCACGGGCTGTAGAGCCCGGAGATCAGCCGGGACACCGTCGACTTGCCGCTGCCCGAGCCGCCGACGAGCGCCACCTGCTGACCGGGGCCGACCGCCAGCGAGAAGCCCGTGAGGAGCGGCTTGTCCAGCGGGCTGTACCCGAAGGTGATGTCGTCGAGCGTGACGTGTCCCTTGAGGCGGCGCGTGCTCGCCGCCGCGTCGGGCCGCGTGTACAGGGCGTCCGCCGGGAAGCTCTCCACGTCCTTGAGGCGCGCCACGTCGGCGGCGAAGTCCTGGATGCGTCCCGCGACACCGTTGAGGCGCGTGATCGGCGCGGTGAACCGCGTGACGAGCGCCTGGAACGCCACGAGCAGACCCACCGACAGATGCCCCTCGACCGCGCGCATGCCGCCGATCCACAGGATCAGGGCGCTGTTGAGCGTCGCCAGGGTCGGCGCCACGATGCCGAGCCACGCGCTCGGCACCCCGAGTCGCTGCTGCTCCTCCAGCGTGGTCGCGTGCTGTCCCGCCCAGCGCCGGAAGTACCCGTTCTCGCCGCCCGTCGCCTTCATCGTCTCGATGAGCTGAAGACCGGTGTACGAGGTGTTGGTGAGCCGCGCCGTGTCCGCGCGCAGCTTCTGCGTCCGGGTGGCCCGCAGCCGGATCACGATCCGCATCGCGACGACGTTCCCGAGCGCGATGCCGACGCCCACCAGCGTGAGCTGCGGGTCGTACGTCCACAACAGCGCCGCGTACAGGAGGACCACGACACCGTCGACGCCCGCCGCGGTCAGGTCACGCGCGAGCGTCTCGGAGACCGCGTCGTTCGACTGGAGGCGCTGCACCAGATCGGCCGGACTGCGCTGCGCGAAGAACGTCACCGGCAGCCGCAGCAGATGGCCGAAGAACCGGGCGCTGCTCAGTGTGGACGCGATGACGCGCCCGCGCAGCAGATTGGCCTGCTGGAGCCACGTGAGCACGGCCGTGAGCGCCACCATCGCCCCCATCGACGCGAACAGCGCGCCGAGGAGCGAGGTCTGCTCACCGATGAGGAACATGTCGATGTACGTGCGGCTCAGCGCGGGCAGCGCCGCGCCGACCGCGACGAGCAGGAGGCTGGCGAGCAGCGCCGCGAGCATCGTGCCCGTCGTGCCGCGAAGGCGCGCGGGCAGCGCCCGCAGGACGCCGGGCCTGCGCCCGCCCGGGCGGAAGTCGTCGCCGGGTTCGAGGACGAGGACGACGCCCGTGAAACTGGTGTCGAAGTCCTCGGAGGGCACGAACCTGCGGCCCTTGTCCGGGTCGTTGATGTGCACGCCGCGCCGCCCGAGGCGCCGGCCCATGCCGTCGTAGACGACGTAGTGGTTGAACTCCCAGAACAGGATGGCGGGCGCCTCGACCTCCGCGAGCGCGGCCGGCTCCATCTGCATGCCGCGCGCGGTCATCCCGTAACTGCGGGCCGCCTTCAGAAGGTTGCTGGCCCGCGAGCCGTCGCGCGAGACGCCGCACGCGATGCGCAGTTCCTCCAGCGGGACGTGGC
This window contains:
- a CDS encoding TIM-barrel domain-containing protein codes for the protein MIGTAALLGATLLGAPAQQARAATPGSGVLDDGHKSVTWQSPVYAAGTVGDPGKCPAAAADPDNKVCDRFDLKVSVPDGYWDDNPEGGVPVSIEWAKQPTDDFDMYVFDDAGKQVAASAGTADPEATVIPKADGTYHVVVVPYDVHDNSFVGKAYLPETTDAGDLTSFTGKDGSYTIGAGALKARADFLTGGRLRLQADPSGTFSDPAGSQIVRKQPALDKHTSSFDAGTYYGIRSAGAVLRVYKKPLRFGLYKADNRTRIWQEDKPLRWSTGGMRQSLERGKDEQFFGGGEQNGSFSHRDRTVYVANNTNWNEGGYNNSQPFYLSSAGYGVYRNTFAPGVYDFGPSVHAGQQERRLDAYYFLGDAKKVIGGYTSLVGKPFMPPVYGLEPGDADCYLHNANQGERHTLDSLKVADGYVENQMPLGWMLVNDGYGCGYENLAETAKGLQDRGTEMGLWTQDGIDKLADQVKAGQRVAKLDVAWVGNGYGMSLDACDKAKAGIEDNSDARGFVWMPVSWAGAQRCGVLWSGDQKLSWDFVRWQIPTYAGATMSGIAYNTGDVGSIYSHDAKMYARDLQAKTFLPAIMTMDGWATDMATGKKINQQPWVDGEPYTSVNRKYLQLRERLLPYLYTLSAEAAKTGVGGVRPLYLEYPDDPATLGANAKYEYLAGDDFLVAPVYKDSDTRDGIYLPKGTWTDYWTGKTYHGPTTIDGYHAPIDTLPLFVKSGAVVPMWPKGTTSYKSRDVHELDWDVYPQGRSSYTLYEDDGVTRDFAKGASATQRVTVDQGKHATEVNVGVSKGSYKNKPDARAYRFTVHGESAPHRVSTEGRTLPRVASADALAAAGSGWYYDADTGVTTVKTTRQSLDRDFTVTLRR
- a CDS encoding NHLP bacteriocin export ABC transporter permease/ATPase subunit, producing the protein MPVDCAGMRSLNLEGPQVLWLVVQGALDLFAVDAAAQGHWHFLGRLEAGTLLLGPVEGPQHTLVGRPLQGCLLRRIGLRELQRPDYGDASWSYDQQYLSQYDTQDAALSLLEHAFALGVGRSQRVLFEAPLDGRTAGDDSVGDDDILWLPILPGSVQYGASYSADTVGELLVDGSMWQRMVNQQFRLLSALDRWIERLESAHETRTAAGIKAGETVREEADRTLLASIGRQGKGGSRRGSSSGNSDDATYAACKLVAGAAGITLTAPERSGAVSDRVDPVEQVAVASRIRTRAVRLDGRWWRENAGPLVGHRAASGAPVALLWRRGGYEAVHPSSGRRTRVDEDNAEEFEPRAVMLYRPLPDRALSPLRLLRFSARGTRADVRNLLLAGLVTVAIGALVPVATGRVLGVYVPNAQTDLIVQVSLAVMVTSIVSAAFMLLQNLTILRMEGRIESALQPAVWDRLLRLPTRFFASRSTGELASAAMGISSIRRLMSGVGPVVVQSGTVGAMNLVLLLLYSVPLALTALAMLAVIAGVFLTLGLWELRWQRRLVVLGNKLNNQAFQTLRGLPKLRVAGAESFAYASWAGEFARSRELQRRAGRIKNLTTVLNAVYLPLCSLVMFMLLAGPARGTLSAGDFLTFSTAVTMLLSSVTQLTGALISAAAVLPMFEQIKPVLDEAPEVRAASTQPGELTGEIEARGVSFRYTDDGPLVLDDVNLSIRPGEFVAVVGPSGCGKSTLLRLLIGFDKPVSGGVLYDGQDLGALDQAAVRRQCGVVLQNAQPLTGSILDCICGAEVFTQEEAWEAAAMAGLAEDIKRMPMGLHTMIAGGGAISGGQRQRLMIAQALIRRPRILFFDEATSALDNETQRTVIDSTRALNATRVVIAHRLSTVMDADRVIVMADGRVVQQGPPAQLLADTNGRLHELVRRQMA
- a CDS encoding NHLP family bacteriocin export ABC transporter peptidase/permease/ATPase subunit, encoding MAAPVSPSPAVQQQLPPAGHGRRRARPAPKPPRRRHRTVRTPTVLQMEAVECGAASLAMVLAHHGRHVPLEELRIACGVSRDGSRASNLLKAARSYGMTARGMQMEPAALAEVEAPAILFWEFNHYVVYDGMGRRLGRRGVHINDPDKGRRFVPSEDFDTSFTGVVLVLEPGDDFRPGGRRPGVLRALPARLRGTTGTMLAALLASLLLVAVGAALPALSRTYIDMFLIGEQTSLLGALFASMGAMVALTAVLTWLQQANLLRGRVIASTLSSARFFGHLLRLPVTFFAQRSPADLVQRLQSNDAVSETLARDLTAAGVDGVVVLLYAALLWTYDPQLTLVGVGIALGNVVAMRIVIRLRATRTQKLRADTARLTNTSYTGLQLIETMKATGGENGYFRRWAGQHATTLEEQQRLGVPSAWLGIVAPTLATLNSALILWIGGMRAVEGHLSVGLLVAFQALVTRFTAPITRLNGVAGRIQDFAADVARLKDVESFPADALYTRPDAAASTRRLKGHVTLDDITFGYSPLDKPLLTGFSLAVGPGQQVALVGGSGSGKSTVSRLISGLYSPWEGTIRIDGQRLEDIPRGALSASVSFVDQDVFLFEGTVRDNVALWDPSIPDEAVVDALKDAALYDVIARRPGGIQGRVEQDGRNFSGGQRQRLEIARALVRRPSILVLDEVTSALDAETEQLIIDNLRRRGCACVVIAHRLSTVRDSDEIVVLDHGQIVERGRHEALVAAGGPYADLVKEH